A portion of the Sabethes cyaneus chromosome 3, idSabCyanKW18_F2, whole genome shotgun sequence genome contains these proteins:
- the LOC128742238 gene encoding pyruvate dehydrogenase E1 component subunit alpha, mitochondrial-like has translation MYHMLQFIRRGFYLLLRKETSTRIAKHYATEAKFETKPFKLHNLQKGPSTSTIITQEQAIKMYTLMQTIRRLETSAGNLYKEKIVRGFCHLYSGQEACAVGMKEAMRPQDNIISAYRVHGWTFLMGVSPKSVLCELTGKQGGCARGKGGSMHMYAPNFYGGNGIVGAQVPLGAGVAMACQYKGNNGVCLTLYGDGASNQGQVFEAYNMAYLWKLPCIFVCENNGYGMGTSSDRSSCNTSYFQRGDVLPGIWVDGMDVVAVKLATDFAIEYVLKHGPLVMEVFTYRYSGHSMSDPGTSYRTRDEVQEVRQTRDPISSFKDKIITAGLVTADDLKTIDGKIKTEIDEATAAAKADSEIGLTELTTDIYAKNLEGDLRGTSPSSWLKHATLKRAINL, from the exons CCCTTCAAACTTCATAATCTGCAGAAAGGTCCATCAACTAGTACTATTATTACTCAAGAGCAAGCAATCAAAATGTATACATTGATGCAAACTATTCGTCGGCTGGAGACATCCGCTGGTAACTTATACAAGGAAAAAATTGTTCGTGGTTTCTGTCATTTATACTCAGGACAAGAAGCATGTGCTGTAGGGATGAAAGAAGCTATGCGTCCTCAAGATAATATAATCTCAGCATACCGCGTCCATGGTTGGACTTTTCTGATGGGAGTTAGTCCTAAAAGCGTATTATGCGAACTGACTGGTAAGCAAGGCGGATGCGCGAGGGGTAAAGGAGGCTCTATGCATATGTATGCTCCTAACTTTTATGGAGGAAATGGTATAGTCGGCGCACAAGTACCATTAGGTGCCGGCGTGGCTATGGCCTGTCAATACAAAGGAAATAATGGAGTTTGCTTAACATTGTATGGCGATGGAGCTTCAAATCAAGGACAGGTTTTTGAAGCTTATAATATGGCATACCTTTGGAAATTGCCATGCATTTTTGTCTGTGAGAATAACGGCTATG GCATGGGAACCAGTAGTGACCGATCATCGTGTAATACGAGTTATTTTCAACGTGGAGATGTTCTGCCAGGCATTTGGGTTGACGGTATGGATGTTGTAGCAGTTAAACTGGCCACTGATTTTGCAATAGAATATGTACTTAAGCATGGCCCATTGGTTATGGAAGTATTTACATACAG ATACTCTGGTCACTCTATGTCTGATCCTGGTACTAGCTATCGAACACGGGACGAAGTTCAAGAAGTTCGCCAAACTCGGGATCCAATTTCATCGTTTAAAGACAAAATAATTACCGCAGGATTAGTAactgcggatgatttgaag ACTATCGACGGAAAAATTAAAACTGAAATTGACGAAGCAACTGCAGCGGCAAAGGCTGATAGTGAAATAGGGCTTACAGAATTAACTACTGATATTTACGCAAAGAATCTGGAAGGCGACTTGAGAGGAACTTCTCCCAGCTCGTGGCTTAAGCATGCAACTTTGAAACGTGCTATCAACCTATGA